The proteins below come from a single Halobacillus salinarum genomic window:
- a CDS encoding response regulator transcription factor, translating to MRILIVDDHPAVGAGTKTMLEQEPDLKVDVINHSDETNSILNEKHYDILLLDLYMPGMNGIELAKSIRKSYPDLIILIYTGFDLSTHFNMLVEADINGFVSKTATREQLLTAIRCALRDEVVIPLHLFRQLRRSEASVSMPQEASEEGLSFSLNEKEQSILKEVASGYTNREIAQALHMSQRSVEYTLTGIFNKLNVRSRTEALFRAQELGLVSKS from the coding sequence ATGCGTATACTCATTGTTGATGACCACCCCGCAGTGGGAGCAGGAACTAAAACGATGCTGGAACAGGAACCAGATTTGAAGGTTGACGTCATAAATCATAGTGATGAAACGAATTCTATACTAAATGAGAAGCATTACGATATTCTGCTTCTTGATTTGTATATGCCGGGGATGAATGGAATAGAGCTTGCCAAAAGCATTCGAAAAAGTTATCCGGATTTAATTATTTTAATTTATACCGGTTTTGATTTAAGTACCCACTTCAATATGCTGGTTGAAGCTGATATCAATGGCTTTGTAAGTAAAACGGCCACAAGAGAGCAGCTGCTCACAGCCATTCGTTGTGCACTTCGCGATGAAGTCGTTATTCCTTTACACTTATTTAGACAGCTGCGTCGCTCGGAAGCCAGTGTCAGTATGCCTCAGGAAGCTTCCGAAGAAGGACTTAGTTTTTCTTTAAATGAAAAAGAGCAGTCCATTTTAAAGGAAGTAGCATCTGGATATACGAATAGGGAAATTGCACAAGCACTTCATATGTCACAAAGAAGCGTGGAGTACACATTAACCGGGATCTTTAATAAATTGAATGTCCGCTCCCGAACAGAAGCTTTATTTCGGGCCCAGGAACTCGGGCTTGTGTCTAAATCGTGA
- a CDS encoding helix-turn-helix domain-containing protein, whose protein sequence is MKEDGYRPTQILTKREREVFELLVQDKTTREIAKELFISEKTVRNHISNAMQKLGVKGRSQAVVELLRMGELEL, encoded by the coding sequence GTGAAGGAGGACGGCTATCGGCCAACACAAATTCTTACCAAGCGAGAGCGAGAAGTTTTCGAGCTTCTAGTGCAGGATAAAACGACAAGAGAAATTGCCAAAGAACTGTTTATTTCCGAGAAAACAGTAAGAAATCACATTTCTAATGCCATGCAGAAGCTGGGTGTTAAAGGGCGCTCGCAAGCAGTAGTAGAACTGCTTCGGATGGGTGAACTGGAGCTTTAG
- a CDS encoding sensor histidine kinase: MKKIKIQQLIILSFFIVSSGYLIMVAASNPYLGIDLEENAQGYTVAGLNKDGWAAQNNIPFPARLISVEGQSPDKHFTVAMFNELEMADSFTIERAGKTISYQNIESSSPLHWALYIILPSVFFLAILAISYLVHQRVPRRFSAHQLILYFLTIATGYISNSGAIRDDLYGIFLNTALFLIAPVILIHFLYNYFKELSVSWFSKSLYYVLYFISIFVSVLESYFLITHTYPDYFNPVPGWLLLGLYIILFYVVYRGLYIHFSNENGTVFKYMSVGMTVAFFPYIVLYLLPALIIHKKIIPLEVAAVFLIALPITFMYLITRERLIDINFVMSRLRYYFFLSIVPSVIITVLFTLFAPYSLSIITCLQIYLIVHLLLIAFLSVKEVLDFKLQRFLFAARYSYQESMHRISKNMKDQSNAVDLMKALRDEIRNVLDVKDIYIYSKHNKRNMYCVYDRIPNHILDHLEEQIDPYSFDIGTIVETEEGFGVVVGFSLEKLTMLWCRGKKDFTNLNRDEKTYLQTISHNANIAIENMNLIEDLVKELKRLRNDQTQKYPTWLSRLLFTIAENQRKQLSIDLHDTVLQEQLYLYRRMDELINRHQSLSEPIISELMIYKESLLDSIHLIRETCNELRPAFIEELGLVQSLKNLIQQYQLRSNFTVYFTNMNFDADLDQERILAIYRVVQELLANAMKHSNAKIVNLSLSNDENNVQLVYSDNGIGMDLSFHRDIFSHIGLSGIEQRVNGLNGNLKINTAPGDGFTMTIEFPYSVSKEVEV; this comes from the coding sequence ATGAAGAAGATCAAAATTCAGCAGCTTATCATTTTATCATTTTTTATTGTTTCTTCCGGTTATTTAATTATGGTTGCCGCATCCAATCCTTATTTAGGGATTGACTTGGAAGAGAATGCACAAGGATATACTGTGGCAGGCTTAAACAAAGATGGATGGGCGGCTCAAAACAATATTCCGTTTCCGGCCAGACTAATTTCTGTAGAAGGACAGTCTCCGGATAAACATTTTACAGTTGCTATGTTTAACGAACTGGAAATGGCGGATTCTTTTACGATTGAAAGAGCTGGGAAAACGATATCCTATCAGAATATTGAATCTTCCAGTCCGCTTCACTGGGCATTATATATTATTTTACCTAGCGTTTTTTTCTTAGCAATACTGGCCATTTCCTATTTAGTCCATCAACGGGTACCTAGACGTTTCTCGGCTCATCAGCTTATTTTGTACTTTTTAACGATTGCTACGGGTTATATAAGTAATAGCGGAGCAATTAGAGATGATTTGTACGGAATCTTTTTAAACACCGCGTTGTTTTTAATTGCTCCTGTAATTTTAATCCATTTTTTATATAATTATTTTAAGGAATTAAGTGTTTCGTGGTTTTCAAAAAGCCTTTACTACGTGCTTTATTTTATCTCCATATTCGTTTCAGTGTTAGAAAGCTATTTTCTTATCACTCATACTTACCCGGATTATTTTAACCCTGTTCCTGGCTGGCTGCTGCTTGGCCTCTATATCATCTTGTTTTATGTTGTCTACAGAGGACTTTATATTCATTTTTCTAATGAAAACGGCACTGTATTCAAGTACATGAGTGTAGGAATGACAGTGGCTTTTTTCCCTTACATTGTTCTTTATCTGCTTCCGGCACTTATCATTCATAAAAAAATTATTCCGCTTGAAGTTGCGGCTGTCTTTCTTATCGCGTTGCCGATTACCTTTATGTATTTAATTACTAGAGAGCGTTTAATTGATATTAACTTTGTGATGAGCAGACTCAGGTACTATTTTTTTCTTTCTATTGTGCCAAGCGTCATCATAACCGTTTTATTTACGTTGTTTGCTCCTTATTCTTTAAGCATCATTACTTGCTTGCAAATCTATTTAATCGTTCATCTGCTTCTCATTGCCTTTCTGTCTGTGAAAGAAGTGCTCGATTTCAAGCTTCAACGGTTTCTTTTTGCAGCGCGGTACAGCTACCAGGAAAGCATGCACCGAATATCAAAGAATATGAAAGATCAATCCAATGCTGTTGATCTTATGAAGGCTTTAAGAGATGAAATTAGAAACGTGCTCGATGTTAAAGATATCTATATCTATTCTAAGCACAACAAGCGGAATATGTATTGTGTGTATGACCGAATTCCTAATCATATTCTCGACCATTTGGAAGAACAAATTGATCCTTATTCCTTTGACATAGGAACGATCGTAGAAACTGAGGAAGGTTTCGGAGTAGTGGTTGGCTTCTCTCTAGAAAAACTGACGATGCTTTGGTGCAGGGGTAAGAAAGATTTTACTAATTTAAACCGTGATGAAAAAACGTATTTGCAGACGATCTCTCATAATGCAAATATTGCGATAGAAAATATGAACTTAATCGAAGATCTGGTGAAAGAGCTTAAGCGGCTGCGCAATGATCAAACGCAAAAATACCCGACGTGGCTTTCCAGACTTCTCTTTACCATTGCAGAAAATCAACGGAAGCAGCTATCGATTGATTTACATGATACTGTGCTGCAGGAACAGCTTTATTTATACCGCAGGATGGATGAGCTGATTAATAGACATCAGAGCTTGTCTGAACCGATTATTTCTGAATTGATGATTTATAAAGAATCTCTGCTCGATAGCATTCATCTAATAAGAGAAACATGTAATGAATTACGTCCGGCGTTTATTGAGGAGTTAGGATTGGTCCAATCTTTAAAGAACCTTATTCAACAATATCAGCTTCGTTCGAACTTTACGGTCTATTTCACTAATATGAATTTTGACGCAGATCTGGATCAAGAAAGGATTCTTGCAATCTACCGGGTGGTACAGGAACTGCTCGCAAATGCCATGAAGCATTCAAACGCAAAAATTGTGAATTTAAGCCTTTCGAATGATGAAAACAACGTTCAGCTCGTTTATTCGGATAATGGGATTGGCATGGACTTATCCTTTCACAGAGACATTTTTTCCCATATTGGATTATCCGGGATTGAGCAGCGTGTAAACGGACTAAACGGAAATTTAAAAATTAATACTGCGCCTGGTGATGGATTTACGATGACGATCGAATTCCCTTATTCAGTAAGCAAGGAGGTAGAAGTGTAA